A genomic segment from Flavobacterium sp. 9R encodes:
- a CDS encoding ImmA/IrrE family metallo-endopeptidase, producing MNIEKDYIKLIFGLKLKQARMNKDLSLFGLAKITELSKSYLNEIEKGKKYPKTDKIILLAEKLEVSYDQMVSLKLDNNLAPIGEILKSGVLKEIPLELFGIQEADLIDIIANAPAKVTAFISTIIEIAQHYNLTRESFFLASLRSYQEAHNNYFEDLEEKVLLFCKAFHVDVTTNISIEELKAILKEEYGYTIKELVFSEQEEMGDLRSIYVPTSKTLLLSDEIDEGQKAFVLAKEIAYNFMEIKERLYTFSWIKFDNFDQVLNNFYASYFAGALLLPRQNLIDELNLFLAKENPKPQEMVQLMTQFNVSPESFYQRLTNILPKDFNLKNLFFLRLSHKIGADTYQIKKELHITNQQEPHANEMNEHYCRRWVSIKTIEQLLQQGKTHFFDAQVSRYENSSNEYLVFSSATPDPFKKDCLRSISVGILITPSVKKKFKFLEGDVVPRQLVGVTCETCAVKDCQERASEPIHLNQKIRNENTEAIVQKYMAKFS from the coding sequence ATGAACATAGAGAAAGATTATATTAAGTTGATTTTTGGGCTTAAACTCAAGCAGGCTCGAATGAATAAGGATTTGTCTTTATTCGGTTTGGCGAAGATTACGGAGTTGTCCAAATCGTATTTGAACGAAATCGAAAAAGGAAAAAAATATCCCAAAACGGATAAAATTATTCTGTTGGCCGAAAAACTAGAGGTTTCTTATGACCAAATGGTGTCTTTGAAACTTGATAATAATCTGGCTCCTATTGGGGAAATATTGAAATCGGGTGTGTTGAAAGAAATTCCATTGGAATTGTTTGGCATCCAAGAAGCCGATTTAATTGACATTATTGCCAATGCGCCCGCAAAAGTGACGGCTTTTATCAGCACGATTATCGAAATTGCTCAACATTATAATCTTACACGTGAAAGTTTCTTTTTGGCGTCTCTGCGTTCCTATCAAGAAGCACACAACAACTATTTTGAAGATTTAGAAGAAAAGGTATTGTTATTCTGCAAAGCCTTTCACGTAGACGTAACTACAAATATTTCTATCGAGGAGTTAAAGGCGATTCTAAAAGAGGAATACGGCTATACCATCAAAGAATTGGTGTTTTCTGAGCAAGAAGAAATGGGTGATTTACGCTCTATTTATGTGCCTACGAGCAAAACCTTATTGCTTTCTGACGAAATTGATGAAGGGCAAAAGGCTTTTGTTTTGGCCAAAGAAATCGCTTATAATTTTATGGAAATCAAAGAGCGTTTGTATACGTTCAGTTGGATTAAATTCGACAATTTTGACCAAGTCTTGAATAATTTTTATGCGTCTTATTTTGCAGGAGCTTTGCTGTTGCCGAGACAAAATCTGATTGATGAATTGAATTTGTTTTTGGCTAAAGAAAATCCAAAACCACAAGAAATGGTCCAATTGATGACGCAATTCAACGTCTCGCCAGAATCCTTCTATCAGCGATTGACGAATATTTTGCCCAAGGATTTTAATTTGAAAAACTTATTTTTCTTGCGTTTGTCACACAAAATAGGCGCGGATACCTATCAAATCAAAAAGGAGCTACATATTACGAATCAGCAAGAGCCGCACGCCAACGAAATGAACGAGCATTACTGTCGCAGATGGGTGTCGATTAAAACTATTGAGCAATTGTTACAACAAGGCAAGACGCATTTTTTTGATGCGCAAGTGTCGCGTTACGAAAACAGCAGCAATGAATATTTAGTGTTTTCTTCGGCTACTCCTGATCCGTTTAAGAAAGATTGTTTGAGAAGTATTTCGGTGGGGATTTTAATCACGCCATCGGTAAAGAAAAAGTTCAAATTTTTAGAAGGCGATGTGGTGCCTAGGCAATTGGTAGGTGTTACCTGTGAAACTTGTGCGGTGAAAGATTGCCAAGAGCGCGCCTCCGAGCCCATTCATCTCAATCAAAAAATACGCAACGAAAACACTGAAGCCATCGTTCAGAAATATATGGCGAAGTTTAGTTAA
- the aceA gene encoding isocitrate lyase has translation MKTTETRIQELVTDWLTNPRWEGIERPYTAEEVVQLQGSYQIEHSIARMGATKLWNRLKSQDFVAGLGALTGNQAIQEVEAGLEAIYLSGWQVAADANVAGEMYPDQSLYPANSVPLVVKRINNALLRADQIQVVNKTADKKDYLVPIVADAEAGFGGNLNAFELMKSMIESGAAGVHFEDQLSSAKKCGHLGGKVLVPTQEAINKLIAARLAADVMGTPTLIVARTDADAANLLTSDIDPRDAKFITGEKTDEGFFYVNCGVEQGIDRGLSYAPYADLIWMETSNPDLAYAKQFADAIHAKYPGKMLAYNCSPSFNWAAKLSVAEMETFREDLAAMGYKFQFITLAGFHALNTSMFELSKAYKERGMAGYSELQEREFALQQHGFRAVKHQGFVGTSYFDAVQNTVTTGKASTTAMKDSTEVAQF, from the coding sequence ATGAAAACCACCGAGACACGCATTCAAGAATTAGTAACCGATTGGTTAACGAACCCAAGATGGGAAGGCATCGAACGTCCTTACACCGCTGAAGAAGTGGTACAATTGCAAGGTTCGTATCAAATTGAACACAGTATCGCTAGAATGGGCGCTACGAAACTTTGGAACAGATTGAAATCACAGGATTTTGTTGCCGGATTAGGCGCATTGACTGGTAATCAAGCCATTCAAGAAGTGGAAGCTGGACTAGAAGCGATTTACTTGAGCGGCTGGCAAGTGGCGGCTGATGCGAATGTGGCAGGCGAAATGTATCCTGACCAATCGTTGTATCCTGCCAACAGTGTTCCGTTGGTTGTAAAAAGAATCAACAACGCTTTGTTGCGTGCTGACCAAATTCAAGTGGTGAACAAAACCGCAGATAAAAAAGACTATTTAGTTCCGATTGTAGCCGATGCTGAAGCAGGTTTTGGAGGAAACTTGAACGCTTTTGAATTGATGAAATCGATGATTGAATCAGGTGCAGCGGGTGTACACTTTGAAGACCAATTGAGTTCTGCTAAAAAATGTGGCCACTTGGGTGGAAAAGTTTTGGTTCCTACGCAAGAAGCCATCAATAAATTAATCGCTGCGCGTTTGGCTGCCGACGTAATGGGAACACCAACCCTGATTGTAGCAAGAACCGATGCAGATGCTGCGAACTTATTGACGAGCGATATCGACCCAAGGGATGCCAAATTCATCACGGGAGAAAAAACAGACGAAGGTTTCTTTTACGTAAACTGTGGCGTGGAGCAAGGTATTGACCGTGGGTTGAGTTATGCACCTTATGCGGACTTGATTTGGATGGAAACGAGTAATCCTGATTTGGCTTACGCTAAACAATTTGCCGATGCGATTCACGCGAAATATCCAGGAAAAATGTTGGCTTACAACTGTTCGCCTTCGTTCAACTGGGCGGCGAAACTATCAGTTGCTGAAATGGAAACCTTTAGAGAAGACTTGGCGGCTATGGGGTATAAATTCCAATTCATTACTTTGGCTGGATTCCACGCTTTGAACACGAGTATGTTTGAATTGTCTAAAGCTTACAAAGAAAGAGGTATGGCGGGCTACTCTGAATTACAAGAAAGAGAATTTGCTTTGCAACAACACGGTTTTAGAGCCGTAAAACACCAAGGTTTTGTGGGAACGAGCTATTTTGACGCCGTTCAAAATACGGTTACTACCGGAAAAGCTTCTACAACCGCAATGAAAGATTCGACAGAAGTGGCACAATTTTAA
- a CDS encoding glycosyl hydrolase produces MKKIAFLISALTFSVSWGQNGTTTTTPSLFQELTLQNVGPTVMSGRVVDVAVNPENPIEFYVAYASGGLWYSNTNGLRMEPVMDTSPTLNCGSVFVDWKSGMILVGTGEINSSRSSYAGIGLLQSFDKGKTWKNIGLTDSHHISKILVNPKNSQEIVVGVAGHLYTKNKERGIFKTTDGGNSWQQVLFVNDETGVIDMAVTENNFDIMYASAWQKDRKAHNFNGNGKASGIYKSTDAGSTWQLVSTPESGFPSDEFVGRIGLSAFTSDIIYAVMDNQKMRPSAKKEKDPNDEDPEVIGAEVFKSINGGKTWVKTNTSFIDDFYSSYGYYFGDITVDPKNQERIYITGVPLLFSDNGGKTFQAIDGDNVHSDHHVVWINPNNPNHLVNGNDGGLNITYDNGKSWQLCNSIPVGQFYAVNVDEQEPYNIYGGLQDNGVWVGASNYNASIGWQQEGKYPYSRLMGGDGMQIQIDKRNPNIVFTGYQYGSYYRINRADESKSKFIAPKAKKGDKPYRYNWQSPILLSSHNQDILYLGSNFLHRSMNQGDTWTAISPDLTQGGKQGNVAFGTLTTISESPFEFGVLYTGSDDGLVQFSNNGGASWKVISTTLPQNLWVSRVVASAHKKERVYVTLNGYRNDDFTSYVYVSEDAGQTWKSIANNLPASPVNVILEDSILDSVLYVGTDNGLYISVDGGASWQDFSNGMPPVAVHDLVIQKKAKDLIVGTHGRSVYKVSLKQVQELKKEVLDKTLYVYEVKSTTKSERWGSKRGAWGDEFIPKNELWFYTNSTGNVSVQLENSSKEIVYSTTVAAQKGLNKVVYDLAIDKAAADKWMAKDKKLKITPAKNGKYYLPVAKYIWSLAKDKEKATTPFEIVAPK; encoded by the coding sequence ATGAAAAAAATAGCCTTCCTAATTTCTGCTTTGACCTTTAGTGTTTCCTGGGGACAAAACGGTACTACTACCACAACGCCTTCTTTGTTTCAGGAGTTGACTTTGCAAAATGTTGGACCCACAGTAATGAGTGGACGCGTAGTTGACGTGGCGGTAAATCCTGAGAATCCAATTGAATTTTATGTAGCTTATGCTTCAGGTGGGTTGTGGTATTCGAATACGAATGGTTTGCGAATGGAACCAGTGATGGATACCTCGCCTACACTAAATTGTGGTTCTGTCTTTGTGGATTGGAAATCAGGAATGATTCTGGTAGGTACAGGAGAAATCAATTCTTCGAGATCTTCTTATGCAGGGATAGGTTTGTTGCAATCATTTGACAAAGGGAAGACCTGGAAAAATATAGGATTGACCGACAGTCATCATATCAGTAAAATTTTGGTTAACCCAAAAAACAGCCAAGAAATTGTTGTTGGAGTAGCGGGACATTTGTATACCAAAAACAAGGAAAGAGGTATTTTTAAAACAACCGATGGTGGAAATTCGTGGCAACAAGTGTTGTTTGTAAATGACGAAACCGGAGTGATTGATATGGCTGTGACCGAAAATAATTTTGACATTATGTACGCCAGTGCCTGGCAGAAAGACAGAAAAGCGCATAATTTCAATGGAAACGGAAAAGCTTCTGGTATTTATAAAAGTACCGATGCAGGATCGACTTGGCAGTTGGTTTCTACCCCAGAAAGCGGCTTTCCTTCGGATGAATTCGTCGGACGTATTGGATTATCAGCTTTTACTTCAGACATTATATATGCGGTGATGGACAATCAAAAAATGCGTCCTTCGGCTAAAAAAGAAAAAGATCCCAACGATGAAGATCCCGAGGTAATTGGAGCTGAAGTTTTTAAGTCCATTAATGGAGGGAAAACTTGGGTAAAAACCAATACGAGCTTTATTGATGATTTTTACTCTAGTTATGGCTATTATTTTGGTGACATCACGGTAGATCCAAAAAACCAAGAACGCATTTATATAACGGGTGTTCCGTTGTTGTTTTCAGATAATGGAGGCAAAACATTTCAAGCTATTGATGGTGACAATGTACACTCCGATCATCACGTGGTTTGGATCAATCCTAATAATCCGAATCATTTGGTTAACGGAAATGACGGTGGTTTGAATATTACCTATGACAACGGAAAATCGTGGCAGTTATGCAACAGTATACCAGTGGGACAGTTTTATGCCGTGAATGTCGACGAACAAGAACCGTATAATATTTATGGAGGTTTGCAGGATAATGGCGTTTGGGTTGGAGCGAGTAATTACAATGCTTCTATTGGTTGGCAACAAGAAGGGAAATATCCGTATTCCAGATTAATGGGAGGCGATGGGATGCAAATCCAAATTGATAAGCGCAATCCAAATATTGTTTTTACAGGCTACCAATACGGAAGTTACTACCGCATCAATCGTGCGGATGAATCTAAAAGTAAATTCATTGCACCGAAAGCCAAAAAAGGAGATAAACCTTATCGATACAATTGGCAATCGCCTATTTTATTGTCATCTCACAATCAAGACATTTTGTATTTAGGGTCTAATTTTTTACACCGTTCTATGAATCAAGGGGATACTTGGACGGCCATTTCGCCGGATTTAACTCAGGGAGGTAAACAAGGAAATGTGGCTTTTGGAACGTTGACCACTATCAGCGAAAGTCCTTTCGAGTTTGGAGTGTTGTATACCGGTAGCGATGATGGTTTAGTGCAATTCAGTAATAACGGTGGAGCGAGTTGGAAAGTGATTTCTACTACTTTGCCACAAAACCTTTGGGTAAGTAGAGTAGTGGCTTCTGCCCACAAAAAAGAACGCGTTTATGTAACGCTCAATGGGTACCGAAATGACGATTTTACCAGTTATGTATATGTTTCAGAAGATGCAGGACAAACTTGGAAAAGTATTGCAAACAATCTTCCTGCAAGTCCAGTCAATGTGATTTTAGAAGACAGTATTTTGGATAGTGTGTTGTATGTAGGAACTGATAATGGTTTGTACATTTCTGTAGATGGCGGAGCTTCTTGGCAAGATTTTTCAAACGGAATGCCTCCTGTAGCAGTGCACGATTTGGTGATTCAAAAGAAAGCCAAAGATTTAATTGTGGGGACACACGGTCGTTCTGTATATAAAGTGAGTTTGAAACAAGTACAAGAATTGAAAAAGGAGGTTTTAGACAAAACTCTTTATGTGTATGAAGTCAAAAGCACAACCAAATCCGAAAGATGGGGTTCGAAACGTGGCGCTTGGGGTGACGAGTTTATTCCAAAAAATGAGCTTTGGTTTTATACCAATTCCACTGGAAATGTAAGCGTTCAATTAGAAAACTCTTCTAAAGAAATCGTGTATTCAACCACTGTTGCTGCCCAAAAAGGATTGAACAAAGTGGTGTATGATTTAGCAATCGACAAAGCTGCGGCCGACAAATGGATGGCAAAAGATAAAAAGCTAAAAATAACGCCTGCTAAAAACGGCAAGTATTATTTGCCAGTAGCTAAATATATTTGGAGCCTTGCAAAAGACAAAGAGAAAGCAACAACACCTTTCGAAATAGTTGCGCCTAAATAA
- the aceB gene encoding malate synthase A, whose product MKTLTETTEKKWQFLNEEIAQHENILTEEAIDFLTALHENFNAKRLELLDARKAQQVQFDNGVLPTFPLETKSIRESNWQAAPIPKDLIDRRVEITGPVDRKMVINALNSGAKTFMADFEDSTSPTWNNIMEGQQNLKDAVNKTITLDDPLRNKKYALKEKTAVLIVRPRGLHLNEKHILIEDEEASGSLIDFGLYAFHNHDQLARNGSAPYFYLPKLEHYLEARWWNEVFEFAQEYLGEQHGTFKATVLIETITASFQLDEIIYELRDHIVGLNCGRWDYIFSYIKKFRNNPAFIVPNRDQVTMTSPFMNAYSKLVIQRCHKRNIHAMGGMAAQIPIKNDPEANEIAFKKVIADKEREARNGHDGTWVAHPDLVPIAMKVFNENMMTKNHIHIKRADLHITEADLLQIPVGTITEEGIRKNVNVAVLYITSWLNGQGAAAIHHLMEDAATAEISRSQLWQWLQNEVTLDSGEKLTTKLYHRIALEEYEKIRKQVGDQAHEEENYILAEKLLDQLVVNKKFVEFLTIPGYKYL is encoded by the coding sequence ATGAAAACACTAACCGAAACCACCGAAAAAAAATGGCAATTTTTGAATGAAGAAATTGCACAACACGAGAACATTTTAACTGAGGAAGCCATCGATTTTTTGACAGCTTTGCACGAAAATTTCAATGCTAAACGATTGGAACTTTTAGATGCACGTAAAGCACAACAAGTCCAATTTGATAATGGTGTGTTACCCACCTTTCCTTTGGAGACCAAAAGCATTAGAGAAAGCAACTGGCAAGCGGCTCCTATCCCAAAAGATTTAATCGACAGACGAGTGGAAATCACTGGACCAGTAGATAGAAAAATGGTGATTAACGCGTTGAACTCAGGTGCGAAAACTTTTATGGCCGATTTTGAAGACAGTACTTCGCCTACTTGGAACAACATAATGGAAGGGCAACAAAACCTAAAAGATGCCGTAAACAAAACCATAACACTTGACGACCCTTTACGCAATAAAAAATATGCACTAAAAGAAAAAACAGCCGTTTTGATTGTGCGTCCAAGAGGATTGCATTTGAATGAAAAGCACATCTTGATAGAAGACGAAGAAGCTTCTGGCTCTTTGATTGACTTTGGCTTGTATGCTTTTCACAATCACGACCAATTGGCCAGAAACGGTTCGGCTCCTTATTTTTACTTACCCAAACTAGAACATTATTTGGAAGCCAGATGGTGGAACGAAGTGTTTGAATTTGCACAAGAATACCTTGGCGAGCAACACGGTACGTTTAAAGCAACGGTTTTGATTGAAACGATAACCGCCAGTTTTCAGTTGGACGAAATCATCTACGAATTAAGAGACCATATCGTAGGCTTGAACTGCGGGCGTTGGGATTACATTTTTTCATACATCAAAAAATTCAGAAATAATCCTGCTTTTATCGTTCCGAACCGCGACCAAGTTACTATGACTTCGCCTTTTATGAACGCTTATTCTAAATTGGTGATTCAGCGTTGTCACAAACGCAACATTCACGCAATGGGCGGAATGGCAGCACAAATTCCGATTAAGAATGACCCTGAAGCTAACGAAATCGCCTTCAAAAAAGTAATTGCAGACAAGGAAAGAGAAGCGAGAAACGGACACGACGGGACTTGGGTAGCGCATCCTGATTTGGTTCCGATAGCGATGAAAGTGTTTAATGAAAATATGATGACCAAAAATCATATTCACATCAAAAGAGCGGATTTGCACATTACTGAGGCTGATTTGTTGCAAATTCCAGTGGGCACCATTACCGAAGAAGGGATTCGCAAAAACGTAAATGTAGCCGTGCTGTACATCACTTCTTGGTTAAACGGTCAAGGCGCTGCAGCGATTCACCACTTGATGGAAGATGCCGCCACAGCCGAAATCTCAAGGTCTCAATTGTGGCAATGGCTTCAAAATGAAGTGACGTTGGATTCGGGTGAAAAATTAACGACCAAATTGTACCACCGCATTGCTTTGGAGGAATATGAAAAAATCAGAAAGCAAGTGGGCGACCAAGCACACGAGGAGGAAAACTACATCTTGGCAGAAAAATTACTAGACCAACTGGTAGTGAACAAAAAATTTGTAGAGTTCTTGACGATACCGGGATATAAGTATTTGTAG
- a CDS encoding hydroxymethylglutaryl-CoA synthase family protein has product MKIGIDALSFDVAKIHLPIQTLAEARNIEPAKLQKGLGLINMTLADTHQDTVVFGANALTKLIQDQKIALEDIARIYVGTESAIDSSKPIASFLVALMEQKFGENCLTHCDAVDFTFACIGGVDALQNCLDFVKLNPTKKAIVVTTDFAKYDLNSTGEYTQGAGAVALLISANPRIIAFENHWGVSTKGVFDFFKPYRTISKQEITGNNNNEAWFDNLEGEIEIHKDQPVFDGQYSNQCYMDRTKNAYFAFKKEKNTSETIYESWKSIVMHLPYAFQGRRMLTEIYALDATEAIITGNETPEEYQNKLKEISKTPAYQDFVSQKLQPAEIASSLIGNLYTGSIFMGLLSTLAHFSKTNTEITNEKMGFLAYGSGSKSKVFEGTIQSEWKKALQPVALFETLEKSVAIDFETYEKLHKKEQKQPIRTPQNEWILDRIENENPNLLGARYYKWVE; this is encoded by the coding sequence ATGAAAATCGGAATTGACGCCCTATCCTTTGATGTAGCCAAAATACACTTACCCATACAAACCTTAGCAGAAGCTCGAAATATAGAACCCGCAAAATTGCAAAAAGGACTCGGATTGATCAATATGACTCTCGCCGATACCCATCAAGATACTGTAGTTTTTGGCGCCAATGCCCTAACAAAACTCATCCAAGACCAAAAAATAGCTTTAGAGGACATTGCTAGAATTTACGTTGGAACTGAAAGCGCAATCGACAGTTCAAAACCCATCGCTTCGTTTTTGGTAGCCTTGATGGAACAAAAATTTGGAGAAAACTGTTTAACGCATTGCGATGCCGTTGATTTTACTTTTGCCTGTATTGGAGGTGTGGATGCACTACAAAATTGCTTAGATTTTGTAAAATTAAATCCCACCAAAAAAGCCATTGTTGTCACTACGGATTTTGCCAAATACGACCTCAACTCTACAGGAGAATACACCCAAGGTGCAGGAGCTGTGGCCTTACTCATCTCTGCTAACCCAAGAATTATTGCTTTTGAGAATCATTGGGGCGTAAGCACGAAAGGGGTATTTGACTTTTTTAAACCTTATAGAACTATCTCAAAACAAGAAATCACAGGCAATAACAACAACGAGGCTTGGTTTGATAATTTGGAAGGAGAAATTGAAATTCACAAAGACCAACCGGTCTTTGACGGACAGTATTCGAACCAATGTTATATGGATCGTACCAAAAACGCTTACTTTGCCTTCAAAAAAGAAAAAAATACTTCTGAAACGATTTATGAGAGCTGGAAAAGCATTGTAATGCACTTACCGTATGCCTTTCAAGGACGACGTATGTTGACGGAAATTTATGCATTAGATGCAACCGAAGCAATTATTACCGGAAACGAAACGCCCGAAGAATACCAAAACAAACTCAAAGAAATCAGCAAGACACCAGCTTATCAAGATTTTGTGAGTCAAAAATTGCAACCTGCAGAAATCGCTTCCTCTTTAATTGGAAACTTATATACAGGTTCTATTTTTATGGGATTGCTATCGACTTTAGCGCATTTTTCAAAGACCAACACTGAAATCACCAACGAAAAAATGGGCTTTTTAGCCTATGGAAGTGGCTCTAAATCTAAAGTTTTCGAGGGAACCATTCAATCCGAATGGAAAAAAGCCTTGCAACCCGTGGCACTTTTTGAAACATTAGAAAAAAGTGTCGCCATAGATTTTGAAACTTACGAAAAACTCCACAAAAAGGAACAAAAACAACCCATTCGCACCCCACAAAACGAATGGATTTTGGATCGTATCGAAAACGAAAATCCCAACTTACTAGGCGCTCGTTATTACAAATGGGTGGAGTAG
- a CDS encoding succinate dehydrogenase cytochrome b subunit has product MAQTALLKSSIARKVAMALSGLFLITFLSLHFFINMISVFSADTFNAMSHFMGYNPLIQFVMQPILIAGVIFHFVMGIVLELQNKKARPVAYAKYDGAANASWASRNMIISGLVVLAFLGLHFYDFWVHEITYKYVEVGAINETRYFEELVHKFESPVRTGIYVGAFVLLALHLWHGFSSSFQSVGFNNKFSSTIQKLGYAFAIVVPFGFIFIALFHHFNH; this is encoded by the coding sequence ATGGCACAAACTGCATTGTTAAAGTCTTCCATAGCCAGAAAAGTGGCGATGGCACTTTCGGGGCTTTTCTTAATTACTTTCTTGTCATTGCATTTTTTTATTAATATGATATCGGTTTTTAGTGCGGATACTTTTAATGCAATGTCTCACTTTATGGGTTACAATCCATTGATTCAATTTGTTATGCAGCCTATTTTGATTGCAGGTGTAATTTTTCACTTTGTAATGGGGATAGTTTTAGAATTGCAAAACAAAAAAGCAAGACCTGTAGCTTATGCCAAATATGATGGAGCAGCTAATGCTTCTTGGGCTTCTAGAAATATGATTATTTCTGGATTGGTGGTTTTGGCTTTCTTAGGATTGCACTTTTATGATTTCTGGGTACACGAAATTACCTATAAATATGTAGAGGTTGGTGCAATTAACGAAACTCGCTATTTTGAAGAATTGGTTCATAAATTCGAGAGTCCAGTACGTACAGGTATTTACGTTGGCGCTTTTGTATTATTGGCACTACACTTATGGCATGGTTTCAGTTCTTCTTTTCAATCAGTAGGATTCAATAACAAGTTTTCTTCTACTATTCAAAAATTAGGATATGCGTTCGCAATTGTGGTTCCTTTCGGATTCATTTTTATTGCTTTATTTCATCATTTTAATCATTAA